The sequence GCCGCATCCAGCTGACATGGCCGGATGCCTCGGCGCGATCACGAGCAGGTCGGCCATCAGTCGAGTCTGCCGCATCCAGCTGACATGGCCGGATGCCTGGTCGCGATCACGCGGCATCCGCTCCGTGACCACGGCGAGACGTCGCAGATGACGGGTGCGCGCCGCGAACACCCGCCATGAGCGACCGCTCGATGAGGGCTTCGGATGCTCCGCGCTCAGGCGTAGCTGACGAGCGGACCGCCGGCCGCGGACCAGGCGACGCGGCCGCCCTCGAAGTCGGCGCCCGCGACGTCGGAGCCCTTCGGCGTCTCGACGTCGGCGATCGGCAGGCCGAGCCGGCCGCCCCAACCGCCGAGCAGCACCCAGATGTCGCGCACCATGCCGTGCAGGCAGGTGGCGCCGTGGCGCGCGGTCCAGACGATGGTGCCGCGCTCGTACTCGCGGAAGTAGCCGGTGCCGCGCGGGAGCTCCGCGTGCGGGCCGACCGGCGCTCCCAGGCGCGGGTGCTCCGCGTGCTTCGCGGCGATCGCGGGGACGGCGGCGATCAGGTCGCCGCCTCCGCCGTATCGGAGCGCCGCTTGGAAGTCGTCCCAGCTGACCACGCGCGGGGCGCGACGGGCCGGGTGCGGGGTGCAAGCGGTGGGGCGTGACATCTGAAACTCCGGAGTGTGGGGTACGGACAGGTGTGCAGATTCGGCTAGGGAGGCAGGGGCAGCCCAGGGGAGCCGACCGCCGTCGCGATGTCGGGTAAGCGACGGGGCCGGCTCGCAGATCTCGGCACCGGCGACAGTTCCCCCTGCAGGTCGGCGACCGTGATCGTCTTCGACTCTAAGGATCGGGGATGGGTCTCCGAATCAGGGATAGCCCTGATCGCCCCCGGCTTTGCCGAGTCGGGGTCAGTCGACCCGGTTCACCCGCCGAGCAGCAGCGCCACGATGAAGAGCACCGGCAGGGAACCCGCGGTCGTGAGGAAGACCGTGTCGCGCGCGAGGGTCTCCGCCGTGGAATACCGCTGCGCGAACACGAAGATGTTCTGGGCCGTGGGAAGCGCGGCGAGCACCGTGACCGCGTACAGCTGATGCCCCTCGAGCCCGAACACGAACGCGCCGAGCGCCCACGCGGCGACCGGCATCACCGCGAGCTGCAGCGTGGACGCGAGCAGCACGTCGCGTCGGTCGGTGCCGGGCGCGAGCAGCCGCTTGCCGTGCAGCGACATCCCGAAGGCGATGAGCATGAGCGGGATGGCCGCGTGCCCGATGGTCGCGACGGGTTCGGACACGATCGGGGGCAGCTCGAATCCGCTCACCGCGACGAGCACGCCGAGCGCGGAGGCCACGATGATCGGATTCAGCAGTGTGCCGCGCACGATGGCGGCGAACGATGTGCGGCCCTCGACCGTGATGCCGAGGATCGTGAGGCCGAGCGGATTGAACAGCACGAGCTGCAGCAGCACCACCGGGCCGGCGAGCGCTGCGTCGCCCAGCATGTACGCGGCGATCGGGATGCCGAAGTTGTTCCCGTTCACGTACGACGAGGCCAGCGACCCGATCACGGTGTGTGCGACGCCACGCCGCCAGACGAACAGCGAGACGGCCGCGAAGATCAGCGCCACCCCGGCCCCCACGATCGCGGAGACGGGAAGCAGCGCCGAGAATAGGGTCGCGACGTCGGCCGTCGACAGCACCGAGAACAACAGGAACGGCGTGAGCACGGCGAAGTTCAGCTTGGCGAGCACGGGTCTCGCCTCGGCCGGAAGCACGCCGGTGCGGGCCGCGACCCAGCCGACGAGCACGGCCAGGACGATGACGGAGAACCCCGTGAGGATGTCGATCACGCGACGGCCGGCAGGAGGGCTCGGCGGCGCGTGCGGATCATCGCCGCCAGCTTACCGTCGCGCGTCACGCCGAGCCGCGTCGGGCCGAGCCGCGTGGGGCCGAGCCGCGTGGCGGCACCTCGGATCAGCCGTCGCAGCCCCAGAACCAGGAGCCGTTGTACTCGATCGGGTACATCGGCTTGCCGAGGCACGGTCCGCACTCCTCGGGGCTCGGTGCAGCCGAGAGACCTGGATAGCTCGGTACGGCGGGTTCCGGCGCGGACGGCGCGGAAGGTGCGGCGGCGGATGCCCCGCTCGACCCACCCGACCGGCTCGCCACTCCTGAGCCCGCGGTCGACGCACGCTCGTCGGCCGCACGCGCCGCGTCCGCAGCCGCCTGGGCCGCAGCAGCGGCAGCAGCCTCAGCCGCGATCCGTGCGGCTTCGGCCTCGCGGTGCGCGGTGAGGGTCGCCGAGACCTGGTCGCGCGCCGCGTAGAGCTCGGCCCGCGCGGCGAACACGGCGGCAGGTGAACCGGCCGCCTCGCGCACGCGCTGCTGCGAGTCGATGA is a genomic window of Agromyces protaetiae containing:
- a CDS encoding LGFP repeat-containing protein, whose protein sequence is MSRPTACTPHPARRAPRVVSWDDFQAALRYGGGGDLIAAVPAIAAKHAEHPRLGAPVGPHAELPRGTGYFREYERGTIVWTARHGATCLHGMVRDIWVLLGGWGGRLGLPIADVETPKGSDVAGADFEGGRVAWSAAGGPLVSYA
- a CDS encoding AEC family transporter, whose protein sequence is MIDILTGFSVIVLAVLVGWVAARTGVLPAEARPVLAKLNFAVLTPFLLFSVLSTADVATLFSALLPVSAIVGAGVALIFAAVSLFVWRRGVAHTVIGSLASSYVNGNNFGIPIAAYMLGDAALAGPVVLLQLVLFNPLGLTILGITVEGRTSFAAIVRGTLLNPIIVASALGVLVAVSGFELPPIVSEPVATIGHAAIPLMLIAFGMSLHGKRLLAPGTDRRDVLLASTLQLAVMPVAAWALGAFVFGLEGHQLYAVTVLAALPTAQNIFVFAQRYSTAETLARDTVFLTTAGSLPVLFIVALLLGG